In Leptodesmis sichuanensis A121, the following are encoded in one genomic region:
- a CDS encoding ATP-dependent Clp protease proteolytic subunit: protein MRNLMSSKNSSGVSFSISAVAIGMLTLMLSPPAFAGQQIKKSGPHFAVADTSKVTTPTDSHTKAEVGINEWFDQERVIFLTGEINPELAELVISRLLYLDRKAPGKAIYLYINSPGGDITAGLAIYDAIRSLQSDIVTVGLGEASSMASILLASGTKGKRVVLPNTRIMIHQPWNGVTGQASDIAIKAKEILYLRSVLNRLLSELTGQPLKRIEVDTDRDFYMSAQEAKTYGIVDQTINQLPSATRPLK, encoded by the coding sequence ATGCGTAATCTGATGAGCAGCAAAAACTCCAGTGGGGTGTCGTTTTCTATCTCTGCCGTTGCGATCGGAATGCTGACGTTAATGCTCAGTCCTCCAGCCTTCGCAGGGCAGCAGATCAAGAAATCTGGCCCCCACTTTGCAGTTGCGGATACTTCTAAGGTGACAACTCCAACTGACTCCCACACCAAGGCAGAGGTTGGTATTAATGAGTGGTTCGATCAGGAAAGAGTCATATTTCTCACTGGGGAAATTAATCCTGAATTGGCAGAGTTAGTCATTTCCAGGCTGCTTTATCTCGATCGCAAAGCACCGGGAAAAGCCATTTATCTATACATCAACTCCCCCGGTGGAGATATTACCGCAGGTTTAGCCATCTACGACGCTATTCGTTCTTTGCAATCCGACATTGTAACTGTTGGATTGGGAGAGGCCAGTTCAATGGCAAGTATCTTATTAGCTAGTGGCACAAAAGGCAAGCGTGTTGTTCTACCAAACACACGCATTATGATTCATCAACCGTGGAACGGTGTTACAGGGCAAGCCAGTGATATTGCGATCAAAGCAAAGGAAATTTTGTATCTCCGGAGTGTCCTCAATCGCCTGCTCAGTGAACTGACCGGACAACCCTTGAAACGGATTGAAGTGGATACCGATCGTGATTTTTATATGTCTGCCCAGGAAGCAAAAACCTATGGCATTGTGGATCAAACCATCAATCAGTTGCCCTCTGCAACCCGCCCCTTAAAGTAG
- the pbpC gene encoding penicillin-binding protein 1C, with product MLLLSVRSLPYFAPIRSSDLMQQQQAVEFVDRHGLPLGTILSRDQSHTVAVSLAQVSPHFLQAIVAAEDKRFYQHGALDERAIGRAALEAVQARQIVSGASTITMQLARMIDPVPFGILGKLREIWTSWRLFAGMGRDEILQAYVNRLPMGSNIYGVEAAARTYFGIPASDLTLAQASLLAGIPNDPNNLQPYDRLIPLKRRQTYVLNRMVEDGYITRAEGERAYAEEVALQPRAQGIIAAPHFQFWLAQHLPENHPAQVQTTLDRPLQQFVETQVQQVIQSLSSHHVHHAAALVVENQTGAVLAYVGSPDYFAEAQMGRNDGVQALRQPGSTLKPFVYELALEQRVIRPNTILADVPTRYAIPGARLYSPSDYSETFQGPVRVRYALANSLNIPAVRTLEQVGVKAFLERLHQLGFTHLTETPEHYGLGLALGSGEVNLWELARAYLAIARQGELVELKSISSASNNAVIPNPKFQIPNSSSWQLITDMLADSHARARAFGVNSLLALPFPAAVKTGTSSDYRDTWTVGFTRDYTVAVWVGNFDSAPMQKVSGVTGAAPLWNRIMLHLHESQEPQAFPPPEGLVQRPICALSGARPTPACPSVVQEYLFPEDLAAYDQQPDPFYQMATDQNGRSHYQRHLPAEYNEWLAMQSSTEVISPVSTSDRLKIISPRNGDFFVIGKAEEAQSAAAQRLQFQVANDSGKSIEWRLNGQLLTTQTANSWFWTPQPGAWTLQVSSDGNTDQVNFEVHMAETQPTRRGFSFAPRS from the coding sequence GTGTTGCTTCTCAGTGTGCGATCGCTGCCTTATTTCGCGCCAATCCGATCGTCTGACCTGATGCAACAGCAGCAAGCGGTAGAGTTTGTCGATCGTCATGGTCTGCCTCTGGGAACGATTCTCAGCCGAGATCAAAGCCATACTGTTGCCGTCTCTCTGGCTCAGGTGTCGCCTCATTTCCTCCAGGCGATCGTCGCGGCTGAGGACAAGCGGTTTTATCAGCATGGGGCATTGGATGAGCGGGCGATCGGGCGTGCGGCATTAGAAGCAGTTCAGGCGCGTCAAATTGTCAGTGGGGCTTCAACCATCACCATGCAACTGGCTCGCATGATTGATCCGGTTCCATTTGGCATTCTCGGTAAATTGCGCGAAATCTGGACATCCTGGCGATTGTTTGCAGGCATGGGTCGGGATGAGATTTTGCAGGCTTATGTGAATCGGTTGCCAATGGGTAGCAATATTTATGGGGTAGAAGCGGCTGCCCGTACCTACTTTGGCATTCCGGCCAGTGACCTGACTCTGGCTCAAGCGAGTTTACTGGCTGGCATTCCCAATGATCCAAATAATTTGCAACCTTACGATCGCCTGATTCCCCTCAAACGTCGGCAGACCTATGTGTTGAATCGGATGGTGGAGGATGGGTATATCACTCGTGCAGAGGGCGAGCGGGCCTACGCGGAAGAAGTGGCCTTGCAACCAAGAGCACAGGGAATTATCGCCGCTCCTCACTTTCAATTTTGGTTGGCACAACATTTACCAGAGAATCATCCGGCTCAGGTACAAACGACCCTCGATCGTCCCCTGCAACAATTTGTTGAAACTCAAGTCCAGCAGGTCATTCAAAGTTTGTCATCGCATCACGTGCATCATGCTGCCGCCTTAGTTGTGGAGAATCAAACCGGAGCAGTGCTGGCTTACGTCGGTTCACCAGACTACTTTGCGGAAGCGCAAATGGGCAGAAATGATGGTGTGCAAGCCTTACGGCAACCCGGTTCTACTCTGAAGCCCTTTGTCTATGAACTGGCTCTGGAACAACGAGTGATTCGTCCCAATACGATTCTGGCTGATGTGCCAACCCGCTACGCTATTCCTGGTGCCCGCCTCTACAGCCCTTCCGACTACAGCGAAACTTTTCAAGGGCCAGTCCGAGTGCGTTATGCCTTAGCCAATTCTCTGAATATTCCTGCTGTTCGCACTCTGGAGCAAGTTGGCGTGAAAGCCTTTCTGGAACGGCTGCATCAACTCGGCTTCACCCACTTGACTGAAACCCCTGAACATTATGGTTTAGGACTGGCTCTTGGCAGTGGCGAAGTCAACCTGTGGGAATTAGCACGGGCCTATCTGGCGATCGCACGGCAGGGTGAACTCGTTGAATTAAAAAGCATCAGTTCTGCATCGAACAACGCTGTAATTCCAAATCCCAAATTCCAAATTCCAAATTCCTCTTCCTGGCAACTGATCACTGATATGCTGGCTGATTCCCATGCACGGGCCAGAGCGTTTGGAGTCAATTCCTTACTGGCCTTACCCTTTCCAGCCGCCGTGAAAACGGGGACATCTTCCGATTACCGGGATACGTGGACTGTTGGATTCACAAGAGATTACACCGTTGCGGTATGGGTCGGCAACTTTGACAGCGCTCCCATGCAAAAGGTGTCCGGGGTAACGGGGGCGGCTCCATTGTGGAATCGGATTATGCTGCATCTGCATGAAAGCCAGGAACCGCAGGCTTTCCCTCCCCCTGAAGGACTGGTTCAACGTCCGATCTGTGCTTTATCGGGTGCCCGTCCCACTCCAGCCTGCCCATCTGTGGTGCAGGAGTATTTGTTTCCTGAAGATCTGGCTGCCTATGACCAACAACCGGATCCCTTTTATCAGATGGCTACAGATCAGAATGGTCGATCGCACTACCAACGGCACTTGCCTGCTGAATATAACGAATGGTTGGCGATGCAATCCTCCACGGAAGTCATTAGCCCGGTTTCGACGAGCGATCGCCTGAAGATCATTTCCCCCCGCAACGGCGACTTTTTTGTGATTGGTAAGGCAGAAGAAGCGCAGAGTGCAGCGGCTCAACGATTGCAATTTCAGGTCGCTAATGATTCTGGTAAATCGATTGAATGGCGACTCAATGGTCAGTTGCTGACGACTCAAACCGCCAACTCCTGGTTCTGGACTCCCCAACCGGGAGCCTGGACGTTGCAGGTGAGCAGTGACGGCAACACCGACCAAGTGAACTTTGAGGTACACATGGCAGAAACTCAGCCAACTCGTCGGGGTTTTTCTTTCGCACCGCGATCGTAG
- a CDS encoding amino acid ABC transporter permease, whose protein sequence is MNSPTSTPSIWRTVQFWRFVGQAIAVMCVIALLSFLWINLTRNLQRLGLGLGFGFLRSQAGFTIGESLIPYQSSDTYGQALLVGLVNSLSVIMTGIGLATVIGLIAGIARLSNNWLVRHLALVYVEVLRNTPLLLQLFFWYFAVFLSLPKPDNPVRWLGFSFSNSGIALPGGWRLTPEFSALLLGLAIYTGTFIAEIVRGGIQSVPKGQWEAARSLGLKSDLTMRLVILPQALRAIIPPLGNQYLNLAKNSSLAIAVGFPDLYAVASTTFNQTGRAVEVMILISVAYLTISLTIALLLNLYNRRVQLVER, encoded by the coding sequence GTGAACAGTCCAACCTCAACTCCTTCAATTTGGCGGACGGTACAATTCTGGCGCTTTGTCGGACAGGCGATCGCAGTCATGTGTGTGATTGCCCTCCTGAGTTTTCTCTGGATTAACCTCACCCGCAACCTGCAGCGATTGGGATTGGGGCTGGGATTTGGTTTTCTTCGCTCTCAAGCCGGATTTACGATCGGTGAAAGTCTGATTCCCTACCAATCCTCAGACACCTACGGACAAGCATTGCTGGTGGGATTGGTCAACTCGCTGAGCGTGATCATGACCGGAATCGGGCTGGCTACGGTCATCGGTCTGATTGCGGGAATTGCGCGACTGTCGAATAACTGGCTGGTGCGGCATCTGGCGCTGGTCTATGTAGAAGTGCTGCGAAATACTCCCCTGTTGCTGCAGCTTTTCTTCTGGTATTTCGCCGTGTTTCTGAGCCTGCCGAAACCGGATAATCCGGTGCGATGGTTGGGATTCAGCTTCAGCAATAGTGGCATTGCCTTACCAGGAGGCTGGCGGCTCACTCCCGAATTTTCAGCCTTACTGCTGGGCTTGGCCATTTACACAGGCACCTTCATTGCCGAAATTGTCCGGGGTGGGATTCAGTCTGTTCCCAAAGGCCAGTGGGAAGCGGCTCGATCGCTCGGCCTCAAATCGGACTTGACGATGCGATTGGTGATTCTCCCCCAGGCACTCCGGGCGATCATTCCACCGCTGGGGAATCAGTATTTGAATCTGGCGAAAAATTCCAGTTTAGCGATCGCCGTGGGCTTCCCCGATCTGTATGCCGTTGCCTCGACCACCTTCAACCAGACTGGGCGGGCCGTGGAAGTGATGATCTTGATTTCTGTCGCTTACCTCACCATTAGCCTCACCATTGCTCTGCTCCTGAATCTCTATAATCGCCGTGTGCAACTGGTAGAACGCTGA
- the bchI gene encoding magnesium chelatase ATPase subunit I, translating to MSPTANVISTENGRSVHTAAAVRQRPVFPFTAIVGQEEMKLALLLNVIDPKIGGVMIMGDRGTGKTTTIRALADLLPEIEVVADDPFNSHPSDPELMGDEVRQQVAQGVDLPIVLKKVPMVDLPLGATEDRVCGTIDIEKALSEGVKAFEPGLLAKVNRGILYVDEVNLLDDHLVDVLLDSAASGWNTVEREGISVRHPARFVLVGSGNPEEGELRPQLLDRFGMHAEIHTVKEPALRVQIVEQRTEFDQDPQAFLERYQAQQNEMRQKLVDAQARLRQVVIDPDLRVKISQVCADLDVDGLRGDIVTNRAAKALAALEGRTEVTVSDIRRVVTLCLRHRLRKDPLESIDSGYKVEKVFNQVFGEAPTDT from the coding sequence GTGAGTCCCACTGCGAACGTAATTTCTACTGAAAATGGTCGGTCTGTTCACACGGCAGCGGCTGTGCGGCAGCGGCCCGTCTTTCCGTTTACGGCAATTGTTGGTCAGGAAGAAATGAAACTGGCCCTATTGCTGAATGTGATTGATCCCAAGATCGGGGGCGTGATGATTATGGGCGATCGCGGCACGGGCAAGACGACGACCATTCGTGCCCTGGCGGATCTGCTACCAGAAATTGAAGTTGTGGCCGATGATCCCTTCAACAGTCACCCCAGCGACCCGGAACTGATGGGCGATGAGGTACGGCAACAGGTGGCCCAGGGAGTTGACTTGCCGATCGTGCTGAAAAAAGTGCCGATGGTGGATTTACCGCTGGGGGCGACGGAAGATCGGGTCTGCGGCACGATCGATATTGAAAAAGCTCTCTCAGAAGGGGTAAAAGCCTTTGAACCGGGACTGCTGGCCAAGGTGAACCGGGGCATTCTCTATGTAGACGAGGTGAACCTGCTGGACGATCATCTGGTGGATGTGCTGCTCGATTCTGCGGCCTCTGGCTGGAACACGGTGGAACGGGAGGGGATTTCCGTGCGTCACCCAGCTCGCTTTGTGCTGGTGGGTTCTGGTAACCCGGAAGAAGGTGAATTGCGACCTCAGTTGCTTGATCGCTTCGGGATGCACGCGGAGATTCATACCGTGAAAGAACCAGCCTTACGGGTGCAAATCGTCGAACAACGCACCGAATTCGACCAGGATCCCCAGGCTTTTCTGGAACGCTATCAAGCGCAGCAAAATGAAATGCGGCAAAAACTGGTGGATGCTCAAGCCCGACTCCGGCAGGTTGTGATTGATCCCGATCTGCGGGTGAAGATTTCCCAAGTCTGTGCCGACTTAGATGTAGATGGCTTGCGGGGAGATATCGTCACCAATCGGGCGGCGAAAGCGCTGGCAGCCTTGGAAGGTCGGACTGAAGTCACCGTCAGTGATATTCGCCGGGTTGTAACCCTGTGTTTGCGCCATCGCTTACGGAAGGATCCCCTAGAATCGATCGACTCGGGCTATAAGGTGGAAAAGGTCTTCAATCAAGTCTTTGGTGAAGCACCCACCGACACTTAA
- a CDS encoding amino acid ABC transporter ATP-binding protein: MSTNPIQPIIIAEDVHKWYGKFHVLQGVSLTVQRGEVVVIMGPSGSGKSTFIRTFNALEEYQQGRILIDGIELSQDLRNIEAIRQEVGMVFQQFNLFPHLTVLENITLAPRWVRKWKQGKAQEVALQLLERVGILEQAHKYPGQLSGGQQQRVAIARALAMQPKIMLFDEPTSALDPEMVREVLDVMQSLAQSGMTMVVVTHEVGFAREVGDRVVLMADGQIVEIAPPSEFFTNPQQERSQRFLSQIL, encoded by the coding sequence ATGTCCACCAACCCGATCCAACCGATCATCATCGCTGAAGACGTTCACAAGTGGTACGGCAAATTTCACGTTTTGCAGGGAGTTAGCCTCACCGTCCAGCGAGGAGAAGTTGTTGTGATCATGGGGCCATCGGGTTCCGGAAAATCCACCTTCATCCGCACCTTTAATGCGCTGGAAGAATACCAGCAGGGCCGGATTCTGATTGATGGGATTGAACTGTCTCAGGATTTGCGGAATATTGAAGCGATTCGGCAGGAAGTAGGGATGGTGTTTCAGCAATTCAATCTATTTCCCCATCTGACGGTGCTGGAAAATATCACGCTGGCTCCCCGTTGGGTGCGGAAATGGAAGCAAGGTAAAGCTCAGGAAGTCGCACTGCAACTGCTGGAACGAGTCGGTATTTTGGAACAGGCTCACAAGTATCCTGGTCAACTGTCTGGCGGACAACAGCAGCGAGTAGCGATCGCCCGTGCCCTGGCCATGCAACCCAAAATCATGCTGTTTGATGAACCGACTTCAGCCCTGGATCCAGAAATGGTGCGGGAAGTGCTGGATGTCATGCAGTCCTTAGCCCAATCGGGAATGACGATGGTGGTGGTGACGCATGAAGTGGGATTTGCTCGCGAAGTGGGCGATCGCGTGGTTTTAATGGCCGATGGCCAAATCGTAGAAATTGCCCCACCCAGCGAGTTTTTTACCAATCCCCAACAGGAGCGATCGCAACGGTTTCTGTCACAAATTCTTTGA
- a CDS encoding styrene monooxygenase/indole monooxygenase family protein translates to MRNVAIIGAGQAGLVLGFGLLEAGYSVTLFSDRTPEAMLHGTPTALAALFDPALQIERHLGLNFWEPSFSGCHNLHTRVSGPDGNPALTLSFNLDRPWQAIDQRLKFSRWMQEFVKRGGKLVVQEMTLPDLEYCAQAYDLVVVATGKGALSNLFQRDAQRSTHKNPARRLAGGIFTGLRSHPTDSHTFQQMILPGVGEIFHQPFYCQGGRDAYAIGFEAYPGGPMDQFDGIQTGQDFVKLSMQLIQQFAPWNAAVVQEMQLLDDRAWLCGAITPVVRHPIGQLPSGAIVLGIGDTVILNDPVAGQGANNATKMAHLVTQRVIKKGDRKFDAGWMQAVFEEFWLEAQYANRLSDCLLMPQAHHQEVLVAASHNPDVARDYLYGITHPSSLFPWFFIPEATQNYLARRNAPKPEMNLRSEELIAA, encoded by the coding sequence ATGCGAAACGTGGCAATTATTGGGGCGGGTCAGGCCGGACTGGTGCTGGGCTTTGGTTTACTGGAAGCTGGTTACAGCGTGACGCTGTTTTCCGATCGCACCCCCGAAGCGATGTTGCACGGGACACCCACCGCATTGGCCGCTTTGTTTGACCCAGCCCTCCAGATTGAACGGCATCTGGGACTGAACTTTTGGGAACCGTCCTTCTCCGGATGTCACAACCTGCATACCCGTGTTTCTGGCCCCGATGGAAATCCGGCTCTCACCTTATCCTTCAATCTGGACCGGCCCTGGCAAGCGATCGATCAGCGGCTGAAGTTTTCCCGATGGATGCAGGAGTTTGTCAAGCGGGGAGGCAAGCTGGTAGTGCAGGAAATGACTCTCCCCGATTTGGAATACTGTGCCCAAGCTTATGATCTGGTCGTTGTCGCGACGGGTAAAGGTGCTCTTTCCAACCTGTTCCAGCGGGATGCTCAACGCTCGACTCACAAAAACCCCGCCCGCCGACTGGCTGGAGGCATCTTCACCGGATTGAGAAGCCATCCTACAGATTCCCATACCTTCCAGCAAATGATTCTGCCTGGAGTTGGCGAAATTTTCCACCAGCCTTTTTACTGCCAGGGTGGCAGGGATGCCTATGCGATCGGGTTTGAAGCTTACCCTGGGGGGCCGATGGATCAGTTTGATGGCATACAAACGGGCCAGGACTTTGTGAAACTGAGTATGCAACTGATTCAACAATTCGCTCCCTGGAATGCCGCAGTCGTTCAAGAGATGCAACTGCTCGACGATCGCGCCTGGCTGTGTGGAGCCATTACTCCAGTGGTGCGTCATCCCATAGGTCAGTTACCCTCTGGAGCGATCGTCTTGGGGATCGGGGATACCGTGATTCTCAATGATCCGGTAGCCGGACAGGGAGCCAATAATGCTACAAAAATGGCCCATCTGGTGACCCAGCGAGTGATTAAGAAAGGCGATCGCAAGTTTGATGCCGGGTGGATGCAGGCCGTCTTCGAGGAGTTTTGGCTGGAGGCGCAGTACGCCAATCGCCTGTCTGACTGTCTGTTAATGCCCCAGGCCCACCATCAGGAGGTGTTAGTGGCAGCCTCCCATAATCCAGATGTGGCTAGAGACTATCTGTATGGCATTACTCATCCATCCAGCCTGTTCCCCTGGTTCTTTATTCCTGAAGCAACCCAGAATTATCTGGCTCGGAGAAATGCTCCTAAACCAGAGATGAATTTACGGAGTGAAGAACTGATCGCTGCCTGA
- a CDS encoding protein kinase domain-containing protein → MSNSTFSQSADKPILNQALDGRFKINRILVNQFCRRMYLAQDLHRPGQPECIVYHLQVLPNSSTFEEAVRVLLIREVDLLAELGNHSQIPGILACFESDKGFFVVLESIPGITLGTDLQAKPGWSAEQVIQFLQEILELLSFVHVHGGVHGNITPNAIVRRADDGRLCLTDFGSILQIQESLIAASGQHVPYSEAAQQGYQPLEQLQGLPCPASDVYAIGIIAIQALTGVRPAQLKIDLEAKKVVWHKHYQPKSAVEGKLVKILDTMIEWDLTRRYGTAAEALTAIQEVASSPIPSAPMVTIAATVVQDAGQTANNPVLPHGGAAETVPRAVDVKPDYRLNSSPAGARKLDYRFYVQRLLFSALSKPPVLIGAGGTAATLVLATLGWSLLSSVGWAGKVAGIWERFQQPEPDANTKEGHSFSDVTQEWRKNWQTGESAYRRAEEAFNLGKWAEASRLSQQMPPIPYWQDRGKTLSRLAIARAETDANQLLQSAYRHAYDKDFTTALRALKQIPRETSVSEVAQRKIKEYSEKQVIKAWVDLQRAFDRAQAQDFTQALTYLWQIPVGTPAHEIAQQKIAEYNQKQEQYVKFLLQSASDQAQQNNLQAALTLLEKAPKGTSLDSQVEATVAQYTQQLNQQADRQLQQATLQAETGDTAAVVAALEKVPMGTAAYAQARDKLAEYKQTASPVAQQPAAQQTIALRDLNPGSQLREAI, encoded by the coding sequence ATGTCGAATTCTACCTTCAGTCAATCTGCTGACAAGCCCATCTTGAATCAAGCCCTGGATGGCCGATTCAAAATTAATAGAATTCTAGTCAACCAGTTCTGCAGACGAATGTATCTGGCTCAAGATCTGCATCGTCCCGGACAGCCGGAGTGTATCGTTTACCATTTGCAGGTGCTGCCAAATAGCTCGACCTTTGAAGAGGCCGTCCGGGTTTTACTAATCCGAGAGGTTGATCTCCTGGCAGAATTGGGCAATCATTCACAAATTCCAGGGATACTGGCCTGCTTCGAGAGTGATAAAGGTTTTTTTGTGGTGCTGGAATCAATTCCTGGAATCACTCTGGGGACAGACTTGCAGGCAAAACCTGGCTGGAGTGCAGAGCAGGTGATCCAATTCTTACAAGAAATTCTGGAGTTGCTCTCCTTTGTCCATGTGCATGGTGGGGTTCATGGCAATATCACCCCAAATGCCATCGTCCGACGAGCCGACGATGGCCGCCTGTGTTTGACTGACTTTGGCAGTATTCTCCAGATTCAGGAATCACTCATTGCCGCATCAGGGCAGCACGTTCCCTATTCCGAAGCGGCTCAACAAGGCTATCAACCGCTGGAGCAATTGCAGGGACTACCGTGTCCGGCCAGTGATGTCTATGCGATCGGGATCATTGCCATTCAAGCTTTGACAGGAGTTCGACCCGCCCAGTTAAAGATTGATCTAGAGGCTAAAAAGGTCGTGTGGCACAAGCACTATCAGCCAAAATCTGCGGTGGAAGGGAAACTGGTCAAAATTCTCGACACCATGATCGAATGGGATTTAACTCGACGCTATGGAACAGCGGCTGAAGCATTAACCGCCATCCAGGAAGTCGCTTCATCGCCAATACCCTCAGCCCCGATGGTGACGATCGCCGCTACCGTAGTTCAGGATGCTGGTCAAACTGCTAACAATCCGGTGCTCCCCCATGGGGGTGCTGCAGAAACGGTTCCCCGAGCCGTTGATGTCAAACCAGACTATCGCCTGAATTCCAGTCCTGCCGGGGCGCGAAAACTGGACTACCGCTTCTACGTGCAGCGCTTATTATTCTCTGCTTTGTCTAAACCCCCCGTTTTAATTGGGGCCGGAGGAACTGCTGCGACGTTAGTGCTGGCCACGCTCGGCTGGTCGTTGTTATCTTCCGTTGGCTGGGCTGGGAAGGTTGCCGGAATTTGGGAACGGTTCCAGCAGCCAGAGCCAGATGCCAACACGAAAGAGGGTCATTCTTTTTCAGATGTCACGCAGGAGTGGCGCAAAAATTGGCAAACCGGAGAGAGTGCATATCGGCGGGCAGAAGAGGCCTTCAATCTGGGGAAGTGGGCGGAAGCCAGCAGGCTCAGTCAGCAAATGCCTCCTATCCCTTACTGGCAAGACCGGGGAAAAACGCTATCCAGATTGGCAATCGCCCGTGCTGAAACAGATGCCAACCAACTGCTGCAATCGGCCTACAGACATGCTTATGACAAAGACTTTACTACGGCCTTACGAGCGCTAAAACAAATTCCCCGGGAAACATCCGTTTCAGAGGTTGCCCAAAGAAAAATTAAGGAATACAGCGAAAAGCAAGTGATTAAAGCCTGGGTCGATTTGCAACGAGCTTTCGATCGTGCCCAGGCGCAAGATTTCACCCAGGCACTGACCTACCTCTGGCAAATTCCCGTGGGAACCCCAGCCCATGAGATCGCGCAGCAGAAAATTGCTGAGTACAACCAGAAGCAGGAACAGTACGTTAAATTCTTGCTGCAGTCGGCGAGTGATCAGGCTCAGCAAAACAACTTACAGGCCGCCCTCACGTTACTTGAGAAAGCTCCCAAAGGAACCTCGCTGGACTCCCAAGTGGAAGCAACCGTGGCTCAATACACACAGCAGTTAAACCAGCAGGCCGATCGCCAACTGCAACAAGCGACTCTGCAAGCCGAAACAGGTGACACGGCAGCCGTTGTAGCGGCTCTGGAAAAGGTACCGATGGGAACCGCAGCCTATGCTCAAGCGCGAGACAAGCTCGCAGAATATAAACAGACCGCATCCCCAGTGGCGCAACAACCTGCGGCTCAGCAAACGATCGCGTTGCGGGATCTGAACCCCGGCAGTCAGCTCCGTGAGGCCATCTAA
- a CDS encoding amino acid ABC transporter permease — protein MVPRDRPFPANRTPSSPLRWLRKNLFDGWFNSLLTLVCLWLLIQGVIRFAGWIFTQAQWTVVTSNLRLFFVGRYPQDQVWRLWIVLAIVLAWVGYGIWQAVGKSSKQERRERGSGGVEEWRSEGSKLPQRLLLILFPVSLIGCLWLIGGGVGLSRVPTSLWGGLMLTLLVSIASIVLAFPLGVLLALGRQSTLPVLKGFCTTYIELIRGLPLIGILFMAQVMLPLVLPGQPNIDRIVRAIAGLVLFNAAYLAENVRGGLQAIPRGQTEAAKALGLNTSLILSFIVLPQALRIAVPAIVGQFISLFKDTSLLSLFALVELTGIARSVLAQPQFLGRYAEVYLFIGLLYWIFCYTMSTVSKRLEHPDRSR, from the coding sequence ATGGTTCCTCGCGATCGCCCCTTTCCTGCCAACCGTACCCCATCCAGTCCTCTTCGCTGGCTGCGCAAAAACCTGTTCGACGGCTGGTTCAACAGTCTGCTGACGCTGGTCTGTCTGTGGCTATTAATTCAGGGCGTAATCCGGTTTGCTGGCTGGATCTTCACTCAAGCCCAATGGACAGTTGTCACCAGCAACTTGCGGTTATTTTTTGTCGGACGCTACCCCCAGGATCAAGTATGGCGTTTGTGGATTGTGCTGGCGATCGTCCTGGCATGGGTGGGATATGGAATCTGGCAGGCGGTGGGAAAAAGCAGCAAGCAGGAGAGGAGAGAGCGGGGGAGTGGAGGAGTGGAGGAGTGGAGGAGTGAAGGTTCAAAGTTGCCGCAACGCCTACTCCTGATTTTGTTCCCTGTCAGTCTCATAGGATGTTTATGGCTGATTGGGGGTGGGGTGGGGCTGAGTCGGGTGCCGACCAGTCTGTGGGGTGGGTTGATGCTGACGTTGTTGGTGTCGATCGCCAGTATTGTGCTGGCCTTTCCCCTGGGGGTGTTGCTGGCCCTGGGACGACAGAGTACCTTACCCGTCCTGAAGGGATTTTGTACCACCTATATTGAATTGATTCGAGGTTTGCCCCTTATTGGCATTTTGTTTATGGCTCAGGTGATGCTGCCACTGGTCTTACCGGGACAGCCGAATATTGATCGGATTGTGCGGGCGATCGCGGGACTCGTCCTGTTCAATGCTGCCTACCTGGCCGAAAATGTGCGCGGTGGTTTACAGGCAATTCCCAGAGGCCAAACCGAAGCCGCCAAAGCTTTAGGGCTGAATACTTCCCTGATCCTGTCCTTCATCGTATTACCCCAAGCCCTCCGGATTGCCGTCCCCGCGATCGTCGGCCAATTCATTTCCCTGTTCAAAGACACCTCCCTGCTCTCTCTCTTTGCCCTGGTTGAACTGACTGGGATAGCGCGATCGGTGCTGGCGCAACCCCAATTCCTGGGCCGCTATGCAGAAGTTTACCTGTTCATCGGGCTATTGTATTGGATATTTTGCTACACCATGTCTACCGTCAGTAAACGCCTGGAACACCCCGATCGCAGCAGGTAA